From Pseudomonas sp. CCI4.2, one genomic window encodes:
- a CDS encoding TetR family transcriptional regulator C-terminal domain-containing protein yields MAKPSHRDKILTEGLKVVHERGFAGASVRDIVQAAGVPQGSFTNHFISKELFGLEILDLYAVNTNSVLDETLHNASLSPLARLRSYFDFHQQTLENGCLNIGCLYGNLAAEASEHSDIIRNRLVEIFSSLQDNIADCLKQAVAAGELHEGFECEKTALFIVSSLQGAVLLGKAQRSTDPLKNLIHILFDNLLR; encoded by the coding sequence ATGGCTAAACCATCACACCGCGACAAAATACTGACCGAAGGCCTTAAGGTCGTGCATGAACGTGGGTTCGCAGGCGCCAGCGTGCGAGACATTGTGCAAGCGGCAGGCGTGCCTCAGGGTTCATTTACCAATCACTTCATTTCCAAGGAACTGTTTGGTCTGGAAATTCTCGACCTCTACGCCGTGAACACAAACTCGGTGCTTGATGAAACCTTGCATAACGCCTCGCTATCGCCATTGGCACGGTTACGCAGTTATTTCGATTTTCATCAGCAAACCCTGGAAAACGGCTGCCTTAACATTGGCTGCCTGTACGGCAACCTTGCCGCCGAAGCCAGTGAACACAGCGACATCATCCGTAATCGACTGGTGGAAATATTCTCGTCGTTGCAGGACAACATCGCTGACTGCCTCAAGCAAGCAGTGGCTGCGGGGGAGTTGCATGAGGGGTTCGAGTGCGAAAAAACCGCGTTATTTATCGTGTCTTCGTTGCAGGGAGCCGTGCTGCTAGGCAAGGCCCAACGCAGCACCGACCCCCTGAAGAACCTCATCCATATTCTGTTTGATAACCTGTTGCGTTGA
- a CDS encoding LysR substrate-binding domain-containing protein — MGTFRLVLVASPGYLNQRGVPQHPRDLANHACLLHKFPATGKIEHWPLQTPDASPIPRLTKTAICSTTESQHYLALQGMGIACIADLVVRDSLSRGELQLVLEDFVVHSGALWMLWPSSRHASPKLRALIDFLKDNLLAASADK; from the coding sequence GTGGGCACGTTTCGCCTGGTGTTGGTTGCCTCCCCTGGGTACCTCAACCAACGCGGCGTCCCGCAACATCCCCGCGACTTGGCGAATCACGCCTGTCTGCTGCACAAATTTCCGGCGACGGGTAAGATCGAGCACTGGCCGCTCCAGACACCCGATGCGTCGCCGATACCACGTTTGACGAAAACAGCCATCTGCTCGACCACCGAATCCCAACACTATTTGGCGTTGCAAGGCATGGGAATCGCCTGCATTGCAGATTTGGTAGTCCGCGACTCGTTAAGTCGGGGTGAACTGCAACTGGTACTGGAAGATTTCGTTGTTCACAGCGGAGCGCTTTGGATGTTATGGCCGTCAAGTCGCCACGCTTCGCCTAAACTAAGGGCGTTGATCGACTTCTTGAAAGACAACCTGTTGGCCGCCTCAGCGGATAAATAG
- the egtB gene encoding ergothioneine biosynthesis protein EgtB, translating to MTNTSSELRDAPAGNALLKRYLTTRSRTESLIAPLSAEDMVVQSMPDASPAKWHIAHTSWFFETFLLRENLADYRPFDPAFAYLFNSYYEAIGPRQPRPQRGLMTRPTVDQVVDYRKYVDEHMRTLLLLPMNKEMSDLIELGLSHEEQHQELLLMDILHLFSISSLKPAYDPRWAKDISGRRGQFKPLKGGLTDIGHKGQGFAFDNEGPRHTTFLQSFEISDRLVTNGEWLAFMADGGYSKVGLWLADGWATVQAEGWNSPVYWQHDEHGWQHMTLRGLEAIDPAAPVISISYYEAAAFAHWADARLPTEAEWEAAAEAGLLEQVDDVAWQWTQSAYNAYPGFRPADSAVGEYNGKFMINVMVLRGGASITAPGHSRTTYRNFFGPDKRWMFSGLRLARDTRQPGVVNSHDSEFARDVVTGLSAPVKNLSPKYFYDAAGSELFEAICRTPEYYPTRAETGLLTDVAQQIAALIPEGAALVEFGSGASDKTRLLLDAAPQIAVYVPIDISANALKKAAALLKKSYPTLKVAPQIDDFSRALKLPTEVAGHTCVGFFPGSTIGNFTPAQATKFLRLAHGLLGEGAHFIVGVDLVKNADILVAAYDDAEGVTGHFNKNLLTRINRELDGNFNIEAFEHLALWNEIDERMEMHLVSQTEQVVKVAGHTFHFAAGERLHTENSHKFTVESFTALAASAGWSVSDYWVSDEPQVALFSLKA from the coding sequence ATGACCAACACCTCCAGCGAGCTACGCGACGCCCCCGCCGGTAACGCATTACTCAAGCGCTATCTGACCACTCGAAGCCGGACCGAGAGCCTGATCGCACCGCTCAGCGCTGAGGACATGGTCGTTCAGTCGATGCCGGACGCCAGCCCTGCCAAATGGCACATTGCTCATACCAGCTGGTTTTTTGAAACCTTCTTACTGCGTGAAAACCTGGCTGACTACCGCCCGTTCGATCCAGCGTTCGCCTACCTGTTCAACTCTTACTACGAAGCCATTGGCCCGCGTCAGCCTCGCCCCCAGCGCGGGTTGATGACGCGTCCGACCGTGGATCAGGTAGTGGACTACCGCAAGTACGTCGACGAACACATGCGCACCTTGTTGCTGTTGCCGATGAATAAAGAGATGTCGGACTTGATCGAACTGGGCTTGTCCCACGAAGAGCAGCATCAGGAACTGTTGCTGATGGACATCCTGCATCTGTTTAGTATTTCTTCGCTCAAACCCGCTTATGACCCGCGCTGGGCTAAAGATATCTCGGGGCGTCGTGGTCAGTTCAAACCGCTCAAAGGCGGCCTCACTGACATCGGCCACAAGGGCCAAGGTTTCGCGTTCGACAATGAAGGCCCTCGGCACACGACGTTCCTCCAGTCGTTTGAAATCAGTGACCGGTTGGTGACCAACGGCGAATGGCTGGCTTTCATGGCCGACGGCGGCTACAGCAAGGTCGGGCTGTGGCTAGCAGACGGTTGGGCCACGGTTCAGGCCGAGGGCTGGAACTCGCCGGTGTACTGGCAACACGATGAACACGGCTGGCAACACATGACGTTGCGCGGGCTGGAAGCGATTGACCCAGCGGCCCCAGTGATCAGCATCAGTTATTACGAGGCAGCGGCGTTTGCCCACTGGGCGGATGCGCGTCTGCCCACCGAAGCAGAATGGGAAGCCGCCGCCGAAGCCGGCCTGCTGGAGCAAGTCGACGACGTGGCGTGGCAGTGGACACAAAGTGCCTACAACGCCTACCCAGGATTTCGTCCGGCCGACAGTGCAGTGGGTGAATACAACGGCAAGTTCATGATCAACGTGATGGTCTTGCGTGGCGGCGCCAGCATCACTGCGCCGGGTCATTCCCGCACGACCTACCGAAATTTTTTCGGCCCGGACAAGCGCTGGATGTTTTCCGGCCTGCGCTTGGCCCGGGATACGCGCCAACCGGGGGTGGTCAACAGCCACGACAGCGAGTTTGCCCGCGACGTCGTCACCGGGTTATCTGCGCCGGTGAAAAATCTATCGCCCAAATATTTCTATGACGCAGCTGGCTCAGAGCTGTTTGAAGCCATTTGCCGGACCCCCGAATATTATCCGACCCGTGCTGAAACCGGCCTGCTGACTGACGTCGCCCAACAGATCGCCGCGCTGATTCCAGAAGGCGCGGCCTTGGTGGAATTCGGCAGCGGGGCCAGTGACAAAACCCGCCTGCTGCTTGACGCTGCACCGCAAATCGCCGTTTACGTGCCCATCGACATCAGCGCCAATGCACTTAAAAAAGCGGCCGCGCTGTTGAAAAAAAGTTACCCGACGCTGAAGGTAGCGCCGCAAATCGATGACTTCAGCCGCGCGTTGAAACTGCCAACCGAAGTAGCCGGGCACACCTGCGTGGGGTTTTTCCCCGGCTCGACCATCGGCAACTTTACCCCTGCGCAAGCGACGAAATTTCTGCGCTTGGCTCATGGGTTACTGGGTGAAGGCGCGCACTTTATTGTTGGCGTGGACTTGGTCAAAAACGCTGATATTTTGGTTGCCGCGTACGACGATGCCGAGGGCGTGACGGGGCATTTCAACAAGAACCTGTTGACCCGCATTAACCGCGAACTCGACGGCAATTTCAATATCGAGGCATTTGAGCACCTGGCGCTGTGGAACGAAATCGACGAACGCATGGAAATGCATCTCGTCAGTCAGACTGAGCAAGTGGTTAAAGTGGCTGGGCATACGTTCCATTTTGCTGCGGGAGAGCGCCTTCACACTGAGAACTCCCACAAATTCACCGTCGAGTCTTTTACCGCCCTTGCTGCCAGCGCCGGTTGGTCGGTGAGCGATTACTGGGTGAGTGACGAGCCGCAGGTGGCGTTGTTCAGTTTGAAAGCGTGA
- a CDS encoding DUF427 domain-containing protein, with the protein MKIPGPDHPITLSPVQGRVTVKFQGVVVAQTDKALKLEEAKYPAVFYIPRSDIRAERYTRTEHQTHCPYKGDANYYSLNADGKTAENAVWTYDEAYPSVAEIKEHVAFYPNKVTFEVDAA; encoded by the coding sequence ATGAAAATTCCCGGCCCCGATCATCCTATTACCCTCTCTCCGGTTCAAGGACGCGTCACGGTCAAGTTCCAAGGCGTTGTCGTTGCACAGACTGACAAGGCTCTGAAACTCGAAGAAGCCAAGTACCCAGCGGTTTTTTATATTCCTCGATCCGATATTCGGGCTGAACGTTACACGCGCACCGAACATCAAACTCATTGCCCATACAAAGGTGACGCCAACTATTACAGCCTGAATGCTGATGGAAAAACGGCTGAGAATGCGGTGTGGACCTACGATGAAGCCTATCCATCGGTGGCTGAAATAAAGGAACACGTGGCGTTTTACCCTAACAAGGTGACCTTTGAGGTAGACGCCGCGTAG
- the grxC gene encoding glutaredoxin 3: MTTVTLYTTSTCPYCRNAKSLLANKGVEVQEFNIEFDSARRKEMMALSGRRSVPQIFIGDHHVGGFDDLALLDRQGGLMALLA, translated from the coding sequence ATGACCACCGTTACCCTGTACACCACGAGTACCTGTCCTTACTGCCGTAACGCCAAATCCTTGCTCGCCAACAAAGGCGTCGAGGTACAAGAATTCAATATCGAATTCGATTCCGCCCGGCGCAAGGAAATGATGGCCCTGAGCGGTCGCCGTAGCGTGCCGCAGATTTTCATCGGTGATCATCACGTCGGCGGTTTCGACGATCTCGCTTTGCTGGATCGCCAGGGTGGGTTAATGGCCCTGCTGGCCTGA
- the cynS gene encoding cyanase, whose translation MHQSHAYQDPTLALTTDILAIKARKNLSWQDLTDGTGLSLAYVTAAILGQHPLPESAAKIVGERLELDDDAIARLQIIPLRGSIAGGVPTDPTIYRFYEMIQIYGTTLKALVHEQFGDGIISAINFKLDIKKVDDPQGGSRAVITLDGKFLPLLPF comes from the coding sequence ATGCATCAGTCTCACGCGTATCAAGACCCAACCCTGGCCCTGACCACTGACATTCTGGCGATAAAAGCCCGCAAAAATCTGTCATGGCAGGACCTCACCGACGGCACCGGCCTGAGCCTGGCGTACGTCACTGCTGCGATCCTTGGCCAACACCCGCTGCCAGAAAGTGCGGCAAAAATTGTCGGCGAGCGCCTGGAGCTGGACGACGACGCCATTGCTCGTCTGCAGATCATCCCATTGCGCGGCAGCATCGCTGGCGGTGTCCCCACCGACCCGACCATCTACCGCTTCTATGAAATGATCCAGATCTACGGCACAACCCTGAAGGCGCTGGTGCACGAGCAATTTGGCGACGGAATCATCAGCGCGATCAACTTCAAACTGGACATTAAAAAAGTTGATGACCCGCAAGGCGGCTCTCGTGCAGTGATCACCCTTGACGGGAAATTCCTGCCCCTGCTTCCGTTTTGA
- the cynR gene encoding transcriptional regulator CynR — MLLRHLRYLLAVADHGNFTRAAQALHVSQPTLSQQIKQLEASLGAELLDRSARSVQPTDAGAAYIEYARRVLRELEAGKRAIHDVKDLSRGTLRLGMTPTFMAYLVGPLLRDFLALYPKVQFEVFELSMIDIEARLADDTLDIAIAFAEGGNPDIQHVPLYVEKLGLAVGRDHRLFNRTEPLSLAELERVPLALLTPEFVTRTCIDDYYTSHGIIPLVIVEANSVNAILEIVRHTGIATILPEATALQDPTLRKIEWVQAPPQRTAALLRRKNGYQSTMSMEFEKLVKAKLSDTRSKPL, encoded by the coding sequence GTGCTACTTCGACATCTGCGTTACCTGCTGGCAGTGGCCGATCATGGCAATTTCACCCGCGCGGCCCAGGCGCTGCATGTGTCTCAGCCAACCTTGTCGCAGCAGATCAAACAGCTGGAAGCGTCGCTGGGGGCTGAGTTACTCGACCGAAGCGCACGCTCAGTACAGCCTACGGATGCCGGTGCTGCTTACATTGAATACGCCCGTCGGGTCCTTCGGGAACTGGAGGCGGGCAAGCGCGCGATTCACGACGTGAAGGATTTGTCGCGGGGCACCCTGCGGCTGGGGATGACCCCGACGTTCATGGCCTACCTGGTCGGCCCGTTGCTGAGGGATTTTCTGGCGCTGTACCCGAAGGTTCAGTTCGAGGTATTCGAGTTGTCGATGATCGACATTGAAGCCAGGCTTGCGGATGACACCTTGGATATCGCCATTGCCTTCGCCGAAGGAGGCAATCCGGATATCCAGCATGTGCCGCTGTACGTGGAAAAACTCGGGTTGGCGGTTGGGCGTGATCACCGTTTATTCAATCGCACTGAACCTTTGTCACTGGCCGAACTGGAGCGCGTGCCCCTCGCGTTGCTGACGCCAGAGTTTGTTACCCGAACCTGCATCGACGATTACTACACCTCGCACGGAATTATCCCCCTGGTGATCGTGGAGGCAAATTCGGTCAATGCCATTCTGGAGATCGTCCGGCACACCGGCATTGCTACGATTCTTCCTGAAGCAACTGCCCTTCAAGATCCCACGCTGAGGAAAATCGAATGGGTGCAAGCACCTCCCCAGCGAACAGCCGCGCTGCTTCGGCGCAAGAACGGCTACCAAAGCACCATGTCGATGGAGTTTGAGAAACTGGTGAAGGCGAAGCTTTCTGACACCCGCTCGAAACCACTGTAG
- a CDS encoding heavy metal translocating P-type ATPase — MIASTTANLSISGMTCASCSGRVERALNRVAGVKSASVNLATERARIEFVGATDLAALIAAVDDAGYGARPIEDRQTTLKQQQKHLHTERVTLLLAIILALPLVIPMLLQPFGVHWMLAPWVQFALATPVQFIFGARFYIAAWKAVRAKSGNMDLLVALGTSAGYGLSVYEWAKTAAGEMPHLYFEASAVVIALVLLGKYLESRAKRQTAGAIRALEALRPERAIQIVDGQERDVAISALRLNDVVSVKPGERFPVDGEVIEGQSHADEALISGESLPVFKQPGDKVTGGAINGEGRLRVKTTAIGAESVLSRIIRLVEDAQAAKAPIQKLVDKVSEIFVPVVLLIAIVTLLGWLWVGVPMEVALINAVAVLVIACPCALGLATPTAIMAGTGVAARFGILIKDAEALERAHEVTAVVLDKTGTLTSGKPRISHVSAVDGNQEQLLQWAGALQLGSEHPLAKAVLDACKERHLPVASVTASQSLTGRGITGTVDGRSLALGSQRILQENRLDMAGMTADAQAWESEGQTLSWLIEVGPTPAVLGLFAFGDTLKPGAEQAIKELTARHISSHLLTGDNQGSAHWAAQALGIADVHAQVLPADKAAMVVELKKTRVVAMVGDGINDAPALAAADIGIAMGGGTDVAMHTAGITLMRGDPLLIPAALDISRKTYAKIRQNLFWAFVFNMVGIPLAAFGFLNPVIAGAAMALSSVSVVSNALLLKTWKPSGK; from the coding sequence ATGATCGCGTCCACCACCGCCAACCTCTCTATCTCAGGCATGACCTGTGCCTCGTGTTCCGGCCGTGTCGAGCGGGCGCTGAACCGAGTCGCCGGGGTCAAGAGTGCCAGCGTCAACCTCGCCACTGAGCGCGCCCGGATTGAGTTTGTCGGCGCTACTGATCTGGCGGCATTGATTGCTGCGGTCGATGACGCCGGCTACGGCGCGCGCCCGATCGAAGACCGACAAACCACCCTGAAACAACAACAAAAACACCTGCACACTGAACGCGTGACGTTACTGCTGGCGATTATCCTGGCATTGCCACTGGTGATTCCGATGCTGTTGCAGCCGTTCGGCGTGCATTGGATGTTGGCGCCCTGGGTGCAGTTTGCTTTGGCCACGCCGGTGCAATTCATCTTCGGCGCGCGCTTCTACATCGCCGCGTGGAAAGCCGTCCGGGCCAAGTCCGGGAACATGGACCTGCTGGTCGCATTGGGTACCAGCGCCGGTTACGGGCTTAGTGTGTACGAATGGGCCAAAACCGCAGCGGGCGAGATGCCGCACCTGTATTTCGAAGCGTCGGCGGTGGTGATCGCCTTGGTACTGCTGGGCAAATACTTGGAAAGCCGCGCGAAACGGCAAACCGCCGGGGCCATCCGCGCCCTTGAAGCGCTGCGTCCCGAACGCGCCATTCAAATCGTCGACGGTCAGGAACGAGACGTGGCTATCAGCGCTCTGCGCTTGAACGATGTGGTGTCAGTCAAACCCGGTGAGCGCTTTCCAGTTGACGGTGAGGTGATCGAAGGCCAAAGCCACGCCGACGAAGCGTTGATCAGTGGCGAGAGCCTGCCAGTGTTCAAACAGCCTGGGGATAAAGTCACCGGCGGCGCGATTAATGGCGAAGGTCGGCTGCGGGTTAAAACCACGGCCATCGGCGCCGAATCGGTGCTGTCGCGCATTATTCGTCTGGTCGAAGACGCTCAAGCCGCCAAGGCGCCGATCCAAAAGCTGGTGGACAAAGTCAGCGAAATCTTCGTTCCAGTGGTACTGCTGATTGCCATTGTGACCCTGCTGGGTTGGTTATGGGTGGGCGTCCCTATGGAAGTCGCGCTGATCAATGCTGTGGCGGTGTTGGTGATAGCTTGCCCTTGTGCCTTGGGGTTGGCGACCCCCACCGCGATCATGGCCGGGACCGGTGTGGCCGCGCGTTTTGGCATTCTGATCAAAGACGCCGAAGCCTTGGAGCGTGCCCACGAAGTAACGGCCGTGGTCCTCGACAAGACCGGGACCTTAACCTCAGGCAAACCGCGTATCAGCCACGTGTCTGCAGTGGATGGCAATCAAGAGCAGCTGCTGCAATGGGCCGGCGCGCTGCAACTGGGCAGTGAGCATCCCTTGGCCAAAGCCGTTTTGGACGCCTGCAAAGAGCGTCATTTGCCGGTCGCTTCAGTGACCGCGAGCCAGTCGTTGACCGGTCGGGGCATCACCGGAACAGTAGACGGTCGGTCATTGGCCTTGGGCAGCCAGCGGATTTTGCAAGAAAACCGACTCGACATGGCGGGGATGACCGCCGACGCACAGGCGTGGGAGTCCGAGGGTCAAACGTTGTCCTGGCTGATTGAGGTGGGTCCTACGCCCGCAGTACTCGGGCTATTCGCCTTTGGTGACACCCTTAAGCCTGGCGCCGAGCAGGCCATCAAGGAACTGACCGCGCGGCACATCAGCAGCCACTTGCTGACGGGCGACAACCAAGGCAGCGCCCACTGGGCGGCCCAAGCGCTGGGCATCGCCGATGTGCATGCGCAAGTGCTGCCGGCGGACAAAGCGGCCATGGTGGTTGAGCTGAAGAAAACCAGAGTGGTGGCAATGGTCGGCGACGGCATCAACGACGCCCCGGCCCTGGCCGCTGCGGACATCGGCATCGCCATGGGCGGCGGCACCGACGTCGCGATGCACACCGCTGGCATCACCTTGATGCGCGGCGACCCCCTGCTGATCCCTGCCGCACTGGACATCAGCCGCAAGACCTACGCGAAAATTCGGCAAAACCTGTTCTGGGCATTCGTCTTCAACATGGTCGGCATTCCACTGGCAGCGTTTGGCTTTCTAAATCCGGTCATCGCCGGCGCAGCCATGGCCTTGTCCAGCGTCTCGGTGGTCAGCAATGCGCTGCTGTTAAAAACCTGGAAGCCGTCAGGCAAATAA
- a CDS encoding TetR family transcriptional regulator C-terminal domain-containing protein, with product MSRLSNREKILTEGLRVVHERGFSNASVRDITTAANVPNGSFTNHFASKEAFGLEILDLSFEETAKIIDQTLSNPALTPTARLLAYIDANISSLEAHGVENGCLIGNFGVEIGMHSEIIRLRVVEIFNEVQRQIALCLSDAAQAGELSKDIDLTDMASFIVASLQGATILAKADRSVLPMTRFRRTLVATILR from the coding sequence ATGAGCAGACTATCGAATCGCGAAAAAATACTGACTGAAGGGCTGCGCGTCGTCCACGAGCGTGGGTTTTCCAACGCCAGCGTGCGTGACATCACCACCGCCGCTAACGTGCCCAACGGCTCGTTCACGAACCACTTTGCGTCTAAAGAAGCATTCGGGTTGGAGATTCTTGACCTGTCGTTTGAGGAAACGGCAAAGATCATCGATCAGACCTTGAGTAACCCGGCCCTTACGCCGACTGCGCGGCTGTTGGCCTATATCGACGCCAACATCAGCAGCCTGGAAGCCCATGGCGTTGAAAATGGCTGTTTGATCGGCAATTTCGGGGTCGAGATCGGCATGCACAGCGAGATCATCCGTCTGCGTGTGGTCGAGATTTTCAATGAAGTGCAACGACAAATCGCTTTGTGCCTCAGCGATGCCGCACAAGCCGGCGAACTCTCCAAGGACATCGACCTTACGGATATGGCGTCATTCATCGTTGCTTCGTTGCAAGGCGCAACGATTCTGGCCAAGGCCGACCGTAGCGTGCTGCCGATGACCCGGTTCCGTCGCACTCTAGTGGCGACCATTCTCCGATAA
- a CDS encoding MFS transporter produces the protein MNEYTPHNWAPHERPAIPGSPSTPLHPTGKRVAFALVGVIVALTGGLGNALVVANLPYLQGSLGATTEEIAWLPAAYVMTNVSMNLLLVKFRQQFGLRAFTEVFLVLYALVTFGHLFVNDWSSAIAVRAAHGMVGAALSSLGLYYMIQAFPQRWRTKALVLGLGMSQLAIPLARLVSEDLLLIAEWRGLYLFELGMALLSLGCVLLLKLPPGDRFKAFEPLDFLTFGLLAPGFALLCAVLSLGRIDWWLEAPWIGIASAASIVLIVAGLAIEHNRARPLLITRWLGSGRIIRLALGVILSRIVLSEQATGAVGFLQALNMSSQQMHTLYLMMLFGSVAGLVVSALTIDPLHLFKPLIIALAIMAVGSGMDSFSNSLTRPSNMYLSQFLLAFGGTFFLGPTLVLGLSGVIANPRNIVSFSVLFGITQNIGGLIGAAALGTLQIVREKFHSSNIVEHLTLIDPQVQARLLSSTNSYASSIADPSLRNLQGIRAIAATATREANVLAYNDVFMTIALVAVLTMIWVFARSIWLMFTTQPLDAPAPPQPSSVHSNGAELS, from the coding sequence ATGAACGAATACACCCCCCATAATTGGGCGCCGCACGAGCGTCCGGCCATTCCCGGCTCGCCCTCGACGCCGTTGCATCCAACGGGCAAGCGCGTGGCGTTCGCGCTTGTCGGGGTGATTGTGGCGTTGACCGGTGGCTTGGGAAACGCCTTGGTCGTGGCCAACTTGCCCTACCTGCAAGGCTCGCTTGGGGCGACTACGGAAGAAATTGCCTGGCTACCCGCCGCTTACGTCATGACCAACGTCTCGATGAACCTGCTGTTGGTGAAGTTTCGCCAGCAGTTCGGTTTGCGTGCGTTTACTGAAGTGTTTCTGGTGCTCTACGCCTTGGTCACGTTCGGCCATCTGTTCGTCAACGACTGGAGTTCGGCCATCGCCGTGCGTGCAGCCCACGGCATGGTCGGTGCAGCGCTCAGTTCATTGGGCCTTTATTACATGATTCAGGCGTTCCCGCAGCGGTGGCGAACCAAGGCCTTAGTGCTGGGTTTGGGTATGTCCCAATTGGCGATTCCGCTGGCGCGATTGGTGTCTGAAGATTTGCTATTGATCGCCGAGTGGCGAGGGCTGTACCTGTTTGAACTGGGCATGGCCTTGCTGTCGTTGGGCTGTGTGCTGCTGCTCAAATTGCCGCCGGGTGACCGCTTCAAAGCCTTTGAACCGCTGGATTTTCTAACCTTCGGCTTACTCGCTCCAGGCTTCGCGTTGCTCTGCGCGGTGTTGTCGTTAGGCCGGATTGACTGGTGGCTGGAAGCACCCTGGATCGGTATTGCCTCGGCGGCCTCAATCGTGCTGATTGTTGCCGGACTGGCCATCGAACATAACCGGGCCAGACCGTTGCTGATTACCCGTTGGTTGGGCAGCGGGCGGATTATTCGTCTGGCGCTGGGAGTGATCCTGAGTCGTATCGTGTTGTCCGAACAAGCGACCGGCGCTGTGGGTTTTTTGCAGGCGCTGAACATGAGCAGCCAGCAAATGCACACGCTGTACCTGATGATGTTGTTTGGCAGCGTCGCAGGTCTGGTGGTGAGTGCGTTAACCATCGATCCGTTGCACTTGTTCAAGCCACTGATCATCGCCTTGGCGATCATGGCCGTGGGCAGTGGCATGGACAGTTTTTCCAACAGCCTTACCCGGCCATCGAACATGTACTTGAGTCAGTTTTTACTGGCCTTTGGCGGCACGTTTTTTCTCGGACCCACGCTGGTATTGGGCCTGAGCGGGGTGATTGCCAACCCGCGCAATATCGTCAGTTTTTCAGTGTTGTTCGGCATCACCCAAAACATCGGCGGCTTGATTGGCGCTGCCGCCTTGGGCACGCTGCAAATCGTCCGGGAAAAGTTTCACTCCAGCAATATCGTCGAGCACCTGACCCTGATTGATCCACAAGTGCAGGCCCGGTTGCTCAGTTCCACCAACAGCTATGCGTCGTCTATTGCGGACCCCTCGTTGCGAAATCTTCAGGGCATTCGTGCGATTGCTGCTACCGCTACCCGGGAAGCTAATGTGCTGGCGTATAACGATGTGTTCATGACCATTGCGCTGGTGGCGGTACTGACCATGATCTGGGTTTTCGCCCGCAGTATTTGGCTGATGTTTACCACCCAGCCGCTTGATGCGCCTGCACCGCCACAACCGTCTTCCGTTCACTCTAATGGCGCCGAACTTTCATGA